In the genome of Nonlabens sp. MB-3u-79, one region contains:
- a CDS encoding BatA domain-containing protein produces MLFKNPIILYGLFFLIVPIIVHLFQLRKFNKVSFSNVAFLQPLITQTRKSRQLKKWLTLLARCAAIACIVMAFAQPFLPGSTTATQEKQTAIYLDNSYSMELKGENGALYKNATSQLLEKIPADKVFTLFTNDQVFANTNRQQVTNELLSNNYSTVALPFDQVQLKASSLLQNKNAVKEMIFISDFQNSAGEQFPAPLQNVKRELVKLEPQEINNISIDTVFIESQSGENLKLQVGLSANYKVEQPVTLSFENNTILLAKTSVLLENQSGTAHFEIETDEPIQGRIYIDDKGISLDNEIFISTGKKEKIKVLSINGADSSFLDRLYKGEQFEYISVAERDVNYNLIKNQNIVIINEMSNIPTGLSEELNKLTSNGGYMVVIPSKKPSGYQNIGLNGLEYNDFSKKITEINFNHPLFKGVFNKQVSNFQYPNVTSVLKTTNAIDPILKYDDGSSFLYKDNTTYFFTASLNIENSNFQNSPLIVPVFYNMAVNALPIPQLYYELDSNNTIAVNTNVNQDDILSLSNDSSEVIPRQQAFDSYVLVTAGNELSIAGNYNVKIKEQKISTLSFNAKRQENKLEYYSNADLGNNLSASIDDLLYKLSQEENILSLWKFFVMGALFFLICELLILKFVK; encoded by the coding sequence ATGTTATTTAAAAACCCAATAATACTTTACGGTCTATTTTTTCTTATAGTTCCTATTATTGTTCATCTTTTTCAGCTTAGAAAGTTTAATAAAGTATCTTTTTCTAATGTTGCTTTCCTCCAACCTTTAATTACTCAAACTAGAAAAAGTCGTCAGTTAAAAAAATGGTTGACTTTGTTAGCTCGTTGTGCCGCTATTGCCTGTATAGTTATGGCTTTTGCACAACCCTTTTTACCGGGAAGCACCACCGCTACTCAAGAAAAGCAAACCGCTATCTATCTTGATAATTCTTATTCCATGGAATTAAAAGGTGAAAACGGAGCCTTATATAAAAACGCTACCAGTCAGCTTCTAGAAAAAATACCAGCAGATAAAGTCTTTACCCTATTTACAAATGATCAAGTCTTTGCAAATACCAACAGACAGCAAGTTACTAATGAGCTGCTTTCCAATAATTATTCTACCGTAGCACTCCCCTTTGATCAAGTACAACTTAAAGCCTCTTCCTTACTTCAAAATAAGAATGCTGTAAAAGAAATGATCTTCATCTCCGATTTTCAAAATAGTGCTGGAGAACAATTTCCAGCGCCCTTACAAAATGTAAAAAGAGAACTTGTAAAGTTAGAGCCACAAGAAATCAATAACATATCTATTGATACCGTTTTTATAGAGAGCCAATCTGGTGAAAATTTAAAACTTCAAGTAGGCTTAAGTGCTAATTATAAAGTGGAGCAACCTGTAACTTTATCTTTTGAAAATAACACTATCTTATTGGCAAAAACATCGGTTCTTTTAGAAAATCAATCTGGAACAGCTCATTTTGAAATAGAGACTGATGAGCCTATTCAAGGAAGGATTTATATAGATGATAAAGGAATCTCATTGGACAATGAGATTTTTATAAGTACGGGTAAAAAGGAAAAAATCAAGGTTTTAAGTATCAATGGCGCCGACTCTAGTTTTCTAGACCGACTTTATAAAGGGGAACAGTTTGAGTACATCAGCGTAGCAGAAAGGGATGTCAATTATAATTTGATCAAAAATCAAAACATCGTTATCATTAATGAAATGAGTAACATTCCTACCGGTCTTAGTGAAGAGTTAAATAAATTAACCAGCAACGGTGGTTATATGGTCGTCATTCCTTCCAAAAAACCTTCTGGATATCAAAACATAGGCTTGAACGGATTAGAATACAACGATTTTTCTAAAAAAATTACAGAGATCAATTTCAATCACCCTTTGTTTAAAGGTGTTTTTAATAAACAAGTTTCCAACTTCCAGTACCCTAATGTTACTAGTGTTTTAAAAACTACAAACGCTATAGATCCTATACTTAAATATGACGATGGAAGTAGCTTCCTATATAAAGACAACACTACTTATTTCTTTACAGCAAGCCTCAATATAGAGAACAGTAACTTTCAGAATTCGCCGCTTATTGTTCCTGTTTTTTATAACATGGCTGTAAATGCCTTGCCTATTCCTCAATTGTATTACGAGCTAGATAGCAACAACACTATCGCTGTAAATACGAACGTAAATCAGGACGATATTTTAAGCCTTTCCAACGATTCCTCTGAAGTGATTCCTAGACAACAAGCCTTTGATAGTTATGTGCTCGTCACTGCTGGAAATGAATTATCTATTGCAGGAAACTATAATGTAAAAATTAAAGAACAAAAAATCTCTACACTAAGCTTCAATGCAAAACGTCAAGAGAACAAGTTAGAATATTATTCAAATGCTGATTTAGGTAATAACCTTTCAGCATCTATTGATGATTTACTTTACAAACTCAGTCAGGAAGAAAATATCCTTTCTTTGTGGAAGTTTTTTGTCATGGGAGCTTTATTCTTCCTAATTTGTGAATTATTGATTTTAAAGTTTGTAAAATGA
- a CDS encoding GAF domain-containing sensor histidine kinase: MAKVSLHPREVERLAYLESFHIDAKREKVLDELTELACKLTNVPKSLISIVHKDEVWFKSQSGLQLDNSPREFSFCAHATANDNDFFYVEDVYKTRELQDHPYLKNDDNIRFYAGVQLKDEHNLPLGTVCVLDDKPHTLNTEQKKSLEMIADLIMRQLMLNKTNIELQEKSRLLEENNEMLKNFARVVSHDMKMPLASMILTTDLLSEKYSGRLDTDGKRYLHSIKDTAFSMSDYIDNILSYYESDLLAIDDKEEFDINSIIEKVEEMVGLRDDIQLMFPEDNLIINSNSAAIEQVLLNLIGNSIKYNDQETIVIQVTAAVTPKYYKISVKDNGIGIPKDKQEDIFKLFTTLNQTDRSGKKGNGIGLSTVKILVDKLGGTIKCDSKINSGTTFTFTVKK; encoded by the coding sequence ATGGCCAAAGTTTCCTTACATCCTCGTGAAGTGGAGCGTCTTGCTTATTTAGAATCATTTCATATCGATGCCAAACGAGAAAAGGTGCTTGATGAACTCACGGAGTTAGCTTGTAAGCTCACTAATGTACCGAAAAGTTTAATTTCTATTGTCCATAAAGATGAGGTATGGTTCAAATCTCAAAGCGGACTTCAATTAGATAATTCCCCAAGAGAATTTAGTTTTTGTGCGCATGCGACTGCAAATGATAATGACTTTTTCTACGTAGAGGATGTTTATAAAACTAGGGAACTTCAAGACCATCCATACTTAAAAAATGATGACAATATTAGGTTTTATGCAGGTGTGCAATTAAAAGACGAGCATAATTTACCTTTAGGAACAGTCTGTGTCCTCGATGATAAACCACATACATTAAATACAGAACAGAAGAAATCTCTAGAGATGATCGCTGACCTTATAATGAGGCAGTTAATGCTCAACAAGACCAATATAGAACTCCAGGAAAAATCTAGGTTGTTAGAAGAAAATAATGAGATGCTCAAGAACTTTGCTAGGGTCGTGTCTCATGACATGAAAATGCCCCTAGCAAGCATGATTCTTACGACCGATCTTCTGTCTGAAAAATACAGCGGTCGATTAGATACTGATGGTAAACGTTATCTTCATTCTATTAAAGACACGGCTTTTTCTATGAGTGATTACATAGATAATATTTTAAGCTATTATGAAAGTGACCTATTAGCCATCGATGACAAAGAAGAGTTTGATATTAATTCTATTATTGAAAAAGTGGAAGAAATGGTTGGGCTTAGGGATGATATACAACTCATGTTTCCTGAAGATAATCTTATCATTAACAGTAACAGTGCTGCTATTGAACAAGTCTTATTAAACCTTATAGGGAACAGTATTAAATACAACGACCAAGAGACTATTGTTATTCAAGTTACAGCAGCTGTAACCCCTAAATATTATAAAATCAGTGTAAAAGATAATGGTATAGGTATTCCAAAAGATAAACAAGAAGATATTTTTAAATTATTTACCACATTAAATCAAACAGATCGATCTGGTAAAAAAGGTAACGGTATAGGGCTTTCTACTGTTAAAATTCTTGTAGACAAACTGGGTGGAACCATCAAATGCGATTCCAAAATCAACTCTGGAACTACTTTTACATTTACCGTCAAAAAATAA
- a CDS encoding TIGR02757 family protein, which translates to MNRKELKEFLDAKVEQYNTPDFIPHDPIQIPHLFTDKKDIEIASFLVATIAWGNRKSIINNAHKLMTLLDQSPADFIRNHEESDLDRFDGFVHRTFNSEDCKTFMRSLQHLEKKHDGLEHAFAKAYQEKANLQEAISQFKTSFFEVDHLPRTQKHVSDPMKNSSAKRINMFLRWMVRKDNAGVDFGIWNSIPMSALSLPLDVHTGNVARKLKLLKRKQNDAKAVAELDKVLRSFDPKDPIKYDFALFGLGAFKEL; encoded by the coding sequence ATGAACCGAAAAGAACTTAAGGAATTTCTCGATGCAAAAGTCGAGCAATACAACACTCCAGATTTTATCCCTCACGATCCTATTCAGATACCGCATCTTTTTACTGATAAAAAGGATATAGAAATAGCAAGCTTTCTTGTAGCCACCATTGCTTGGGGAAATCGCAAGTCCATTATCAATAATGCTCATAAATTGATGACGCTCCTAGATCAATCTCCAGCAGACTTTATAAGAAACCACGAAGAAAGTGACTTGGATAGATTTGATGGTTTTGTACACCGCACTTTTAACAGTGAAGATTGCAAGACCTTTATGCGATCCTTGCAGCATTTAGAAAAGAAGCATGATGGTTTAGAGCACGCTTTCGCGAAAGCGTATCAGGAAAAAGCAAATTTGCAAGAAGCCATCTCCCAATTTAAAACCAGCTTCTTTGAGGTAGATCACTTGCCACGCACCCAAAAACACGTCAGTGACCCCATGAAAAATAGTAGTGCAAAACGCATCAACATGTTCCTGCGCTGGATGGTGAGAAAAGACAATGCTGGTGTAGATTTTGGCATATGGAACTCCATCCCTATGAGCGCTTTATCACTACCATTAGATGTACACACCGGGAATGTCGCTCGTAAACTAAAACTGCTTAAACGCAAACAAAACGATGCCAAAGCCGTTGCCGAACTGGACAAAGTGCTTAGGAGTTTTGACCCTAAAGATCCTATTAAATATGATTTTGCTCTTTTTGGATTAGGGGCTTTTAAAGAATTATAG
- a CDS encoding ABC transporter ATP-binding protein: protein MIKAVQIYKSFGDLQVLKGVNIEIKAGEIVSVVGSSGAGKTTLLHILGTLEKPDMKTGSSLEIDGTDIMKLSGKQLNKFRNQSLGFIFQFHQLLPEFTALENVCIPAYIANTDKSVADKRAKELLSYLKLSDRMDHKPGALSGGEQQRVAVARALINNPKVIFADEPTGNLDSATAHDLHELIFQLRKEFNQTFVIVTHNEELADLADRKLVMSDGKFL from the coding sequence ATGATTAAAGCAGTACAGATTTATAAAAGTTTTGGTGATTTACAAGTTCTTAAAGGCGTAAATATAGAAATTAAAGCTGGTGAAATAGTTAGTGTTGTAGGGAGTTCTGGCGCAGGTAAGACCACCTTATTACACATTCTAGGTACCTTAGAAAAACCAGACATGAAAACCGGCAGCAGCCTAGAAATAGATGGCACCGATATTATGAAACTGAGTGGTAAACAGCTTAATAAATTTAGAAATCAATCCCTTGGCTTTATATTCCAGTTTCATCAATTATTACCGGAGTTTACAGCTTTAGAAAACGTTTGCATCCCGGCTTACATAGCAAACACTGATAAATCTGTAGCTGATAAACGAGCTAAAGAACTCCTCTCCTATCTCAAATTATCTGATCGTATGGATCACAAGCCTGGGGCGCTTTCTGGTGGTGAACAACAACGCGTTGCTGTAGCAAGAGCTTTAATCAATAATCCCAAGGTCATCTTTGCTGATGAACCTACAGGAAACCTAGATAGCGCCACAGCTCATGACCTTCATGAATTGATTTTTCAATTGAGAAAAGAATTCAATCAGACTTTTGTTATTGTTACCCATAATGAAGAACTCGCAGACCTAGCAGACCGCAAGCTGGTAATGAGTGATGGTAAATTTCTGTAA
- a CDS encoding DUF5916 domain-containing protein — protein MQFKFIFTWLVLVLAFAKAESQIAQDTLDIKRKVYKATRVSTAPDIDGEPFEKFWDAIPTGGNFVMVQPTNGQKERDTHKTEFKIAYDDDALYVAAFLYDNNPESIPRQFSQRDEINAQADVFGFYLNTYNNQINQTKFFATSANALGDAITEGNRDDFSYNVVFKSETSINKLGWFVEMKIPYRTLRFPEIEKQDWSFQIFRRIRALNEEYSYDFIDITKGIATQYDALMTGVEKINPPLRLNLYPYTTIVNDNFNGVSTTKYSAGMDVKYGINDAFTLDATLIPDFGQVAFDQVVLNLGPFEQTFGENRAFFNEGIDLFNKGGIFFSRRIGQTPSGFGNLALLENEDVIDNPNSAQLLNAVKITGRTKDRLGIGFLNAITGKTEATIENLLNNERRTEITEPFTNYNMFILDQQFSKNSSIALSTASTMRNGSFTDAVVNALVLDHNDKNASNNYRAELKMSNRFTPRGTETGVASEARWRKTTGRWRPSLAHFYRDKNWNPNDLGRNFQNNTQTFAADLSYNQFTPVGIFNRYDVDFRIRHRRQIDPDLHTDSEYNINPSFTTRERLAFGGDFKFFTRNLNQFEARQTGQVVRYEPAYYSGGSFSTDYRKKFATDIRMSWLKRFNDLEESYNFNISPRYRFSDKFLLVYRLSWDKNDNRISYVDKDVDNNPIVSRRHTHSVENRVSGTYNFNNKQALSLSFRNFWSRATFSRDFKELDSNGTTIPTDYTLTNNFDPDANFNVWNLDLSYRWRFAPGSEATLLYRNSIFNFDNQGDIAFQDSLEDLFTQPSRHNLSLRVTYFLDFNDAKRWFKA, from the coding sequence ATGCAATTTAAATTCATTTTCACCTGGTTGGTTTTAGTTCTCGCTTTCGCGAAAGCGGAATCACAAATAGCTCAAGACACTCTTGATATCAAGAGAAAAGTGTATAAAGCTACTCGAGTAAGTACGGCACCTGATATCGATGGGGAGCCATTTGAAAAGTTTTGGGATGCTATTCCCACAGGAGGTAATTTTGTGATGGTCCAGCCTACCAATGGTCAAAAAGAAAGAGACACCCATAAAACAGAGTTTAAAATTGCTTATGATGATGATGCTCTTTATGTTGCCGCATTTCTTTATGACAACAATCCAGAAAGTATACCGAGACAATTTTCTCAAAGAGATGAAATAAATGCTCAAGCAGATGTGTTTGGGTTTTATTTAAATACTTATAACAACCAAATCAATCAAACGAAGTTTTTTGCCACTAGTGCCAACGCGTTAGGTGATGCCATTACTGAAGGTAATCGAGATGACTTTAGTTATAATGTTGTTTTTAAATCAGAGACGAGCATTAATAAACTTGGGTGGTTTGTGGAAATGAAAATTCCTTATAGAACATTGAGATTTCCAGAAATAGAAAAACAAGACTGGAGCTTTCAAATTTTTAGAAGAATACGTGCTTTGAATGAAGAGTACTCTTATGACTTCATAGACATTACCAAAGGAATAGCCACACAATACGATGCTTTGATGACAGGCGTAGAAAAGATCAACCCGCCATTACGATTAAATCTTTATCCGTACACCACCATAGTTAATGATAATTTTAATGGAGTAAGTACAACGAAGTACAGTGCCGGAATGGATGTTAAATACGGGATCAACGATGCCTTCACTCTTGACGCGACTTTGATTCCAGATTTTGGTCAAGTGGCTTTTGATCAAGTTGTTCTTAATTTAGGGCCCTTTGAACAAACCTTTGGAGAAAACAGAGCCTTTTTTAATGAAGGAATAGATTTGTTTAATAAAGGAGGAATCTTCTTCTCACGTAGAATAGGACAGACACCTAGTGGTTTTGGAAACCTTGCTCTATTAGAAAATGAAGACGTTATAGATAACCCCAATAGCGCACAATTGCTCAATGCTGTGAAAATTACGGGAAGAACAAAAGATAGGTTAGGCATAGGTTTTTTAAATGCCATAACCGGAAAGACAGAAGCTACTATAGAAAACTTACTCAATAACGAGCGCCGTACAGAAATTACAGAACCCTTTACGAATTACAACATGTTTATTCTGGACCAGCAATTCAGTAAAAACAGTTCTATTGCATTATCTACAGCAAGTACGATGAGAAATGGAAGCTTTACAGATGCGGTAGTTAATGCATTAGTACTCGATCACAATGATAAAAACGCTTCCAATAATTACAGAGCAGAATTAAAAATGAGTAATCGTTTTACTCCTAGGGGAACTGAAACTGGTGTGGCCAGTGAAGCGAGATGGCGTAAAACCACTGGCAGATGGAGACCTAGTCTAGCACACTTCTACCGGGATAAAAATTGGAATCCTAACGATTTAGGACGTAATTTTCAAAACAATACACAAACCTTTGCCGCTGACTTGAGTTACAATCAATTTACTCCTGTTGGTATTTTCAACAGGTACGATGTAGACTTTAGAATAAGACATAGAAGGCAGATCGATCCAGATTTACACACAGATAGTGAGTACAATATCAACCCATCCTTCACTACTAGAGAACGTCTGGCATTCGGTGGCGATTTCAAATTCTTTACCAGAAATTTAAATCAATTTGAAGCTCGTCAAACAGGACAAGTCGTGAGATACGAACCTGCCTATTATTCGGGAGGTTCTTTCTCGACAGATTATCGTAAGAAATTTGCAACCGACATCAGAATGAGCTGGTTAAAACGATTTAACGATTTAGAAGAAAGTTATAATTTCAATATAAGTCCTAGGTATAGGTTCTCAGATAAATTCTTGCTTGTATATCGACTGTCATGGGACAAAAATGACAATCGTATCAGCTATGTGGATAAAGACGTAGACAATAATCCTATAGTAAGCAGACGTCATACACACTCGGTAGAAAACAGAGTGTCTGGAACCTATAATTTTAACAACAAGCAAGCACTGAGCTTGTCTTTTAGAAATTTTTGGTCTCGAGCAACATTCAGTCGAGATTTTAAAGAACTCGATTCCAATGGTACTACCATTCCAACCGATTACACCTTGACAAACAACTTTGACCCAGACGCTAATTTTAATGTTTGGAATCTAGACCTTTCCTACCGATGGCGTTTTGCCCCAGGTAGTGAAGCTACTTTACTATACCGAAATAGCATATTTAACTTTGATAATCAAGGAGATATAGCCTTTCAAGACAGCCTGGAAGACTTGTTTACTCAACCATCTCGACACAATCTGTCCTTACGAGTTACTTATTTCCTTGACTTTAATGATGCAAAAAGATGGTTTAAAGCCTAA